A single genomic interval of Spirosoma linguale DSM 74 harbors:
- a CDS encoding hypothetical protein (KEGG: sfu:Sfum_4007 hypothetical protein) — MSSSFVRALLLLLIGYPLTMRAQSDINNSDPTRWIDYSRSYIKLSITEDGIYRISPAELRLAGVPINQLNSQTLQLFHRSVEQAIYVRGEADGRFDDGDFLEFYGRRNDGVADSLLYHPSSAQPHPYYSLFSDTTAYFLTWGADKVGKRMAAYTDSLGAGLTPEPFHWAEEVRLFTDNYPGWPNGITPKIEYSYYEAGEGYTGTIQRKDNPFSLTFSLTNTVRNGPNPQVAVLLVGRDYTNHRVDCLLGPTPDNLRLADSSRFTTYDNARLQPLLIWPDVGTDGRLVVSTVSRGENNTIDNYSVSYIRIRYPQAFVSNGQQEQAFQLTTNPVGRSLIRVTNLTPNIRFWDITDPTNPIQLSQSIRSDSAGLTIRNTETARTLFSTSRPKRVSKLLPIHFTDLSSRSPTYVIITHEALMTPLTDSLTGRVTNAIQSYAAYRASVAGGTHDTLTITMQQLIDQYNYGERSPLAIQQFMNQMRQQNPEHLRYLLLIGRARSTPGVRNNPSQSGLDMVMTAGYPGSDGLLTAGPDGVPAIPTGRINAGTPQEVMNYLNKVKEYESQADDAGWRKSLLHLSGGLSWGERDLFRQLVDSYRLTVTAESLGAQASTVSKKTDNPVEFISLAKQVNEGVGLMTFFGHSGLAITDLAIGFCSDDALGYRNKGRYPLLLVNGCAIGNFFFGRPTLATDWVLTPNRGAIAALATSHLGQTDVMHRYTTAFYSLLADSAQLNKSIGQLQQETIRRVLASSIDGRDLANCQQMVLQGDPAIRPFPFSTPDYALATGGLTIHGKTQSENGQPLTTLSDSVQILAIVQNAGLYRNRPLPVRVRRWVNGRESGVFNLIVSRSVAFRDTLVISFPNERDTAGENEFEVTINPADSPLAQTERNQTNNQARTRLIIPGQNPVLIYPPSNGIVQSAAIRLTASYPSTEPYLADIEFDSTANFTSSFRQTWRITATNNISIPVTLSAPHRSYYWRVRLADSTVSGQTDIWSTGSFVYSPASMAEGLPEGQLWLATSLPPNVQQGDIVPVQALFTNLSPAPFSDSLVVQQTVYAAGLTTPQTQRWTVPPPVHRDTIRINTRIATGKLPGLNRVVLTVNPRLQPEYSFINNTLDLLLPVQPDQIGPLLEVAIDGARLTDGAVVSAHPIIDLLLIDENRSLIRQDTLGLALYLQGPELTAVFKRLSWSGSITRPAIGTNEFKIRYTSPLLAEGTYRLLATGRDIVGNLAVPYQVNFRVINERKLANLTVYPNPFRDRALFSVHLTGEQAPAKLTIQLFNLAGQPVRQISLSPRIGLNECVWDGRDETGNLLPAGVYLYTINLYDTFNWPISESLSPKLSGRLILLR; from the coding sequence ATGTCGAGTTCGTTTGTCCGCGCATTACTGCTGCTCCTTATCGGCTATCCGCTGACCATGAGAGCGCAATCCGATATCAACAACTCCGACCCAACCCGCTGGATCGATTACTCCCGGTCATACATCAAACTATCCATTACTGAAGACGGCATTTATCGGATCAGCCCGGCTGAGTTACGCCTTGCCGGGGTGCCGATCAATCAACTAAATTCACAAACGCTTCAGCTCTTTCACCGGAGCGTCGAACAGGCGATTTATGTACGCGGAGAAGCCGATGGCCGCTTTGATGATGGCGATTTTCTGGAGTTTTACGGGCGTCGAAATGATGGGGTAGCGGATTCGCTTCTCTACCACCCTTCTTCGGCACAGCCTCATCCGTATTACAGCCTTTTCAGCGATACAACCGCTTACTTCCTGACCTGGGGCGCAGATAAAGTCGGGAAACGAATGGCCGCCTATACCGATTCATTGGGTGCCGGTCTGACGCCGGAGCCGTTTCACTGGGCTGAAGAGGTGCGGCTTTTTACCGATAATTACCCCGGCTGGCCAAACGGCATAACGCCCAAAATAGAGTACAGTTATTACGAAGCGGGCGAAGGGTATACGGGGACTATTCAGCGAAAAGACAACCCTTTTTCGCTAACTTTTTCATTAACGAACACAGTTCGAAACGGCCCAAACCCACAAGTAGCGGTCCTATTGGTGGGTCGGGATTACACAAATCATCGTGTCGACTGCCTGCTCGGACCAACGCCCGACAATCTGCGACTGGCCGATTCCAGCCGCTTCACGACCTACGACAACGCCCGCCTTCAGCCCTTGCTAATCTGGCCTGACGTTGGAACCGATGGGAGACTAGTCGTCTCGACCGTCTCGCGGGGTGAAAACAATACGATTGATAACTATTCCGTCTCCTACATCCGTATACGCTATCCACAGGCTTTCGTTAGCAACGGCCAGCAGGAGCAAGCTTTCCAGCTGACTACCAATCCCGTTGGGCGGTCGTTGATTCGTGTTACGAACCTGACGCCCAATATCCGTTTCTGGGACATTACCGACCCGACAAATCCGATTCAGCTTAGCCAGTCGATCCGTTCTGATTCGGCCGGGCTGACTATCCGTAACACAGAAACCGCCCGAACGCTCTTCAGCACCAGTCGGCCTAAACGGGTGTCGAAACTTCTCCCTATACACTTCACGGACCTGTCGAGTCGCAGTCCAACCTATGTGATTATTACCCACGAAGCCCTGATGACGCCCCTGACAGACTCATTGACCGGTCGAGTTACTAACGCCATCCAATCGTATGCCGCTTATCGGGCCTCGGTCGCTGGTGGTACGCACGACACACTAACGATTACCATGCAACAGCTTATCGACCAGTATAACTACGGCGAACGAAGCCCGCTGGCGATTCAGCAGTTTATGAACCAGATGCGGCAGCAAAACCCCGAACACCTACGATACTTACTACTCATTGGCCGGGCACGCAGCACGCCCGGTGTGCGCAACAACCCCAGCCAGTCCGGTCTGGACATGGTCATGACGGCTGGTTATCCCGGCTCCGACGGCCTGTTAACGGCCGGGCCGGATGGTGTACCGGCCATTCCAACGGGCCGCATCAACGCGGGAACACCGCAGGAGGTAATGAATTACCTGAACAAGGTGAAAGAATACGAATCCCAGGCCGATGACGCAGGCTGGCGGAAGAGCCTGCTCCACCTAAGTGGAGGGCTGTCGTGGGGCGAACGGGATTTGTTCCGTCAGCTGGTGGACAGCTACCGTCTAACGGTAACGGCAGAATCGTTGGGTGCACAGGCATCAACGGTTTCTAAAAAAACGGATAATCCGGTTGAGTTCATCAGCCTGGCGAAACAGGTTAACGAAGGCGTTGGGCTGATGACGTTCTTCGGCCACTCAGGATTGGCGATTACGGACCTGGCAATTGGCTTTTGCTCCGACGATGCGCTGGGCTACCGCAACAAAGGCCGCTACCCGCTCCTATTGGTAAATGGCTGTGCTATTGGCAACTTTTTCTTTGGTCGTCCTACACTAGCCACCGATTGGGTCCTTACACCAAACCGGGGCGCTATTGCCGCTTTGGCAACGAGTCACCTTGGCCAGACGGATGTGATGCACCGCTACACAACAGCATTTTATAGTCTGCTGGCCGACAGCGCCCAACTCAACAAATCCATTGGGCAGCTTCAGCAGGAAACTATTCGTCGAGTTCTGGCCAGCTCAATCGACGGACGTGATCTGGCGAACTGCCAGCAAATGGTTCTACAAGGCGACCCGGCCATCCGCCCCTTCCCATTCAGCACGCCCGACTATGCACTCGCGACCGGCGGGCTGACGATTCACGGAAAAACCCAGTCCGAAAACGGGCAGCCGTTAACTACGCTGAGCGATTCGGTACAGATTCTGGCTATTGTTCAAAATGCCGGGCTGTACCGAAATAGACCGCTTCCGGTTCGGGTACGTCGCTGGGTGAATGGACGAGAATCAGGCGTATTTAACCTGATCGTTTCACGTTCTGTTGCATTTCGGGATACGCTGGTGATTAGCTTTCCCAATGAACGTGATACAGCGGGCGAAAACGAATTTGAGGTTACGATCAATCCGGCCGACTCTCCTCTAGCTCAGACCGAACGCAATCAAACCAATAATCAGGCCCGTACCCGCCTGATAATTCCCGGTCAGAATCCCGTTCTTATTTACCCTCCTTCAAACGGCATCGTTCAGTCTGCCGCTATCCGGCTTACGGCGTCCTACCCATCTACCGAGCCTTATCTTGCTGACATTGAGTTTGACAGTACCGCTAATTTTACCAGTTCTTTTAGACAAACATGGCGCATAACCGCGACAAATAACATCAGCATTCCGGTAACCTTATCTGCTCCTCACCGCTCCTATTATTGGCGAGTTCGACTGGCCGACAGCACAGTATCCGGTCAGACAGACATCTGGTCGACCGGTTCGTTTGTGTATTCACCCGCGAGTATGGCGGAGGGATTGCCCGAAGGTCAACTCTGGCTAGCCACTTCACTACCGCCGAATGTTCAGCAGGGCGACATTGTTCCTGTTCAGGCACTCTTTACCAACCTGAGTCCGGCTCCATTTTCGGATTCGCTGGTTGTTCAGCAAACCGTTTACGCAGCGGGCCTGACAACTCCACAAACACAACGATGGACAGTTCCCCCTCCGGTACATCGCGATACAATCCGAATAAATACTCGGATCGCAACCGGGAAACTCCCCGGTCTGAATCGGGTTGTGTTAACGGTTAACCCACGCCTTCAACCCGAATATTCGTTCATCAACAACACGCTCGACCTGCTGTTGCCGGTTCAGCCCGACCAGATAGGTCCTCTGCTGGAGGTGGCTATTGATGGTGCCCGACTTACAGATGGCGCCGTTGTTTCGGCTCACCCGATCATTGATTTGCTGCTTATCGACGAAAATCGTTCGCTTATCCGGCAAGACACGCTGGGGTTGGCCTTGTATCTGCAAGGACCTGAACTAACTGCTGTTTTTAAGCGATTGAGCTGGAGCGGTTCCATAACCCGGCCAGCGATTGGAACGAATGAATTCAAAATACGGTACACCTCGCCCCTGCTGGCCGAAGGAACTTATCGGCTGCTGGCTACCGGCCGGGACATTGTAGGGAATTTGGCTGTACCTTATCAGGTAAACTTTCGGGTGATTAACGAACGTAAACTTGCAAACCTGACCGTTTACCCCAACCCTTTTCGCGACAGAGCTTTGTTTTCAGTCCATCTGACCGGCGAACAAGCCCCGGCCAAGCTCACCATTCAGCTATTTAATCTGGCTGGTCAACCTGTGCGACAGATAAGCTTGTCTCCCCGCATTGGTTTAAATGAGTGTGTGTGGGACGGACGCGATGAGACCGGCAACCTGCTCCCGGCGGGTGTTTATCTCTATACAATCAATCTTTATGATACCTTCAACTGGCCTATTTCCGAGAGCCTGAGCCCTAAGCTGAGCGGCCGGCTTATCCTGCTTCGCTGA
- a CDS encoding PAS/PAC sensor signal transduction histidine kinase (KEGG: amc:MADE_01275 putative two-component sensor histidine kinase~TIGRFAM: PAS sensor protein~PFAM: ATP-binding region ATPase domain protein; PAS fold-3 domain protein; PAS fold domain protein; histidine kinase A domain protein~SMART: ATP-binding region ATPase domain protein; histidine kinase A domain protein; PAS domain containing protein): MSCPQQPADTPVKLTQRLDHDFALQAAGLGVWEFDPLTKQVLWDDRCRQLFGLAKDNQLPYEQAIQYIHPDDQVRVDQAVQQALSGQSNGQYDVTFRTVGADDGLLRWVRFMGRAELTPAGQVHRFGGVAQEVTPQVLAHHRQAQETQEAQDALQGVLAIADTGTWTLDVATGLISYSQRLKELFEFTDDTIGMDRVYNPILDADQLRVAQAVNRALDPALDGYLDEEYTIVTQRTGRHRIVRAQAKLYVDEQGRANKLQGSMRDVTQERHTQLALEQQVQARTHDLNKANQELSASNQNLTLAQQQLQASRAQLQAVIDNVPVAIGLYVGRDLVLQAYNQTLMEVAGKGPNIGGKPMREFMAEFEDQAYLDLMDSIYTSQQPFRSVDSPVRIVRNGISYNEFYNLNHVPLLDETGQTYAILGTAVNVTEQVRSRQAIEESETRYRLLSTQLEALVQERTQELMASEARYRRLAEQLEVQVQERTEQLAASNEELAATNEELTATNEDFVASNQALEGANHDLLRSNQNLEQFAYVASHDLQEPLRKIQQFGDLLKSQYGDRLDDGIAYLERMQTAATRMSVLIKDLLAFSRISTTQVIAQPVALNQVVNRVLDTLSVVMEESGAQVEVTRLPVVPGDHSQLDQLFQNLLSNAFKFRRTNPAGELVTPQIRVKASLVAESELPPSLHPSRYAQTYHCIEVADNGIGFEEKYLDRMFQVFQRLHGKNEYAGTGIGLAIVQKVVTNHGGAITATSEPGQGATFLVYLPA; the protein is encoded by the coding sequence ATGAGCTGCCCTCAACAGCCTGCTGATACGCCTGTTAAGCTGACCCAGCGACTTGATCATGACTTTGCCCTCCAGGCAGCCGGTCTGGGCGTCTGGGAGTTTGACCCCCTCACTAAACAAGTTCTCTGGGATGACCGATGCCGTCAGTTATTTGGCCTGGCTAAAGACAATCAGCTACCCTATGAGCAAGCCATCCAGTATATCCATCCCGACGATCAGGTCCGCGTGGATCAGGCCGTTCAACAGGCGCTCTCGGGTCAGTCGAACGGGCAGTATGATGTGACCTTTCGAACAGTGGGGGCCGATGATGGCCTGCTCCGGTGGGTTCGGTTCATGGGTAGGGCCGAGTTGACCCCCGCCGGGCAGGTCCACCGGTTTGGGGGCGTGGCACAGGAGGTCACCCCACAGGTGCTGGCTCACCATCGGCAGGCTCAAGAGACCCAAGAGGCTCAGGACGCTTTGCAGGGCGTGCTGGCCATTGCCGATACGGGCACCTGGACCCTGGATGTGGCTACGGGCCTGATTTCGTATTCGCAGCGGCTCAAAGAACTCTTCGAATTTACCGATGATACCATCGGGATGGACCGCGTCTATAATCCCATTCTTGACGCTGATCAACTGCGGGTGGCTCAGGCGGTGAACCGAGCCCTTGACCCGGCCCTTGATGGTTACCTGGATGAAGAGTATACGATCGTGACCCAGCGCACGGGGCGACACCGGATTGTTCGGGCCCAGGCCAAACTGTATGTCGATGAGCAGGGGCGGGCCAACAAGCTCCAGGGCAGCATGCGCGACGTGACGCAGGAGCGGCATACGCAGCTGGCCCTGGAGCAGCAGGTGCAGGCCCGCACCCATGACCTAAATAAGGCCAATCAAGAACTCTCGGCCAGTAATCAGAACCTGACACTGGCCCAACAACAACTACAGGCCAGTCGAGCACAATTGCAGGCGGTTATTGATAATGTACCGGTAGCCATTGGCTTGTATGTGGGCCGCGATCTGGTGTTGCAGGCCTATAATCAAACCCTGATGGAAGTGGCGGGTAAAGGCCCCAATATTGGGGGTAAACCCATGCGCGAGTTCATGGCCGAGTTTGAAGACCAGGCGTATCTGGACCTTATGGACTCTATCTATACCAGCCAGCAACCCTTTCGCAGCGTAGACTCGCCGGTTCGTATCGTGCGCAATGGCATTAGCTACAACGAGTTTTATAACCTGAATCACGTTCCGCTGCTGGATGAGACCGGCCAGACGTATGCCATCCTGGGTACAGCGGTCAATGTCACCGAGCAGGTCAGGAGCCGGCAAGCGATTGAAGAGAGTGAGACTCGTTACCGGCTTTTGTCCACTCAATTAGAAGCACTGGTGCAGGAACGAACCCAGGAACTGATGGCCAGTGAAGCCCGCTACCGTCGATTAGCTGAGCAGCTGGAAGTGCAGGTGCAGGAACGCACCGAACAATTGGCCGCTAGCAATGAAGAACTGGCCGCCACGAATGAAGAATTAACGGCGACCAACGAAGATTTTGTGGCTAGCAACCAGGCCCTGGAAGGCGCCAACCATGACCTGTTACGCTCCAATCAGAACCTGGAGCAGTTCGCCTACGTGGCTTCCCATGACTTGCAGGAACCGCTTCGCAAAATTCAGCAGTTCGGTGATCTGCTCAAGAGTCAATACGGGGACAGGCTGGACGATGGAATTGCTTACTTAGAGCGCATGCAGACCGCAGCCACTCGCATGTCGGTGTTGATTAAAGACTTGTTAGCCTTCTCACGGATCTCCACGACGCAGGTGATTGCTCAACCTGTGGCGCTCAATCAGGTTGTCAACCGGGTGTTAGATACTTTATCGGTTGTGATGGAGGAAAGTGGCGCGCAGGTGGAGGTGACTCGTTTGCCGGTGGTGCCGGGAGATCACTCCCAGTTGGACCAACTGTTTCAGAACCTGTTGTCAAACGCCTTTAAGTTTCGGCGTACCAACCCAGCCGGAGAACTGGTTACCCCTCAAATCCGGGTGAAGGCCAGTCTAGTTGCCGAAAGCGAACTACCCCCTTCGTTACACCCTTCGCGGTATGCCCAAACCTATCACTGCATTGAGGTAGCTGACAACGGCATTGGCTTTGAGGAGAAGTATTTGGACCGCATGTTTCAGGTGTTTCAGCGGTTGCACGGCAAGAACGAATATGCGGGTACGGGTATAGGGTTGGCCATTGTGCAGAAGGTGGTGACCAATCATGGGGGGGCCATCACCGCTACGAGTGAGCCAGGCCAGGGCGCTACCTTCTTGGTGTACTTGCCAGCCTAG
- a CDS encoding cation diffusion facilitator family transporter (TIGRFAM: cation diffusion facilitator family transporter~PFAM: cation efflux protein~KEGG: scl:sce8091 cation efflux protein): MASTKTAIYTALGANLAIAVTKFIAAGVTGSSAMVSEGIHSLVDTLNEVLLLLGMKRSQKPPDAKRPFGYGRELYFWSFVVSLLIFAVGGGVSFYEGITHLQHPNPIENPLWNYIVLGVAIVLDGISMVTAFRAFNVQRGDQPFWSAVKESKDPATFVVLFEDVSDVLGLIIAFLGVFLGHQLNNPYLDGIASILIGILLMAVSVLLARESRSLLMGESAAPAIVQQTITLTEADADVVKTMNAFTFQMGPEEVVLIQRVAFQPELKTDAIVDGINRIRQTIQAAEPSIRQVYIEPVRQN; encoded by the coding sequence ATGGCATCAACGAAAACCGCGATTTACACGGCCTTAGGGGCTAACCTGGCAATAGCCGTCACCAAATTTATAGCCGCTGGCGTTACAGGCAGCTCTGCCATGGTTTCGGAGGGGATTCACTCCCTGGTCGACACGCTCAATGAGGTATTGCTGCTGTTGGGAATGAAACGGAGTCAGAAACCGCCCGATGCCAAACGGCCCTTCGGCTACGGGCGGGAACTGTACTTCTGGTCGTTTGTGGTTTCGCTGCTCATCTTCGCCGTAGGGGGCGGGGTTTCGTTTTACGAAGGAATAACGCACCTGCAGCACCCGAATCCCATCGAAAACCCACTTTGGAATTATATTGTACTGGGTGTAGCCATCGTGCTGGACGGTATCTCCATGGTAACGGCTTTTCGGGCATTCAATGTGCAGCGTGGGGATCAGCCGTTCTGGTCGGCAGTGAAAGAAAGTAAAGACCCCGCTACGTTTGTGGTACTCTTCGAAGATGTGTCCGATGTGCTTGGCCTTATCATCGCGTTCCTGGGCGTTTTCCTGGGGCATCAGCTTAATAACCCATATCTGGACGGTATCGCGTCTATTCTGATCGGTATTTTGTTGATGGCCGTTTCGGTGTTGCTGGCCCGCGAAAGCCGTAGTTTACTGATGGGCGAATCGGCCGCCCCGGCCATTGTTCAGCAGACCATAACCCTGACGGAGGCCGATGCCGACGTAGTTAAAACGATGAATGCGTTCACGTTTCAAATGGGGCCGGAGGAAGTTGTGCTGATTCAGCGGGTTGCTTTTCAGCCGGAACTTAAAACAGACGCGATCGTTGACGGAATCAACCGAATTCGGCAAACGATTCAGGCCGCCGAACCCTCGATTCGGCAGGTTTATATTGAACCGGTTAGGCAAAACTGA
- a CDS encoding Alpha-L-fucosidase (PFAM: glycoside hydrolase family 29 (alpha-L- fucosidase); coagulation factor 5/8 type domain protein~KEGG: ara:Arad_8058 alpha-L-fucosidase protein), with protein MKTKLVLLLLFFTGQAMAQKALPQDQRLRWWRDARFGMFIHWGPVTATGKEISWSREGYGKSRYDSLYRRFNPTKFNAREWVKLAKANGLKYVVLTAKHHDGFCLFNTKTTDYNIMSSPFGRDVCKELADAVHAEGLKLGWYFSVADWKDPDCRNPATNDVFVGRMIGQLNELLSNYGKISLLWIDYEGSPCPTEPKKVYDLAHRLQPGIILNNRLEAFSPDESHCQPGQLGDYATPEGFVAGFGNVPWETCTNLGHQWAWGFNDTPRSVTESVHTLLRCIGGNGNLLLNVGPDSLGQIPTLFANRLNDIGVWLNPRARAIYGTRGGPYLPAADYVCSQKGNRVFLYLLAKTAEKVVLPPLPATIKSATLLNGPALVFTQSGEQITVSIPILQRDSVATIVELTLNQPVSASVLIPPFSQSHSLGYAKKTTASSQLGDFLHNASATIDDNANTYWKLGRRKDVDFAGYYGKTLSHNSDELKALFEKQGWLEVDLGRPRSVGEVFISEFARKDNGKPTSAVTRFEVQYQKGSQWITLASGGQVGGQWRQKISPVTARRFRFVILDSWGSVGISEFQLYPAGE; from the coding sequence ATGAAAACGAAACTTGTACTTCTGCTTCTATTTTTCACTGGTCAGGCCATGGCGCAGAAAGCACTGCCGCAGGATCAGCGACTACGGTGGTGGCGCGATGCCCGCTTCGGAATGTTTATTCATTGGGGACCCGTTACGGCTACTGGTAAAGAAATAAGCTGGTCGCGGGAGGGATACGGCAAAAGTCGTTATGATTCGCTGTACCGGCGTTTCAACCCTACCAAATTCAACGCCCGCGAATGGGTGAAACTAGCCAAAGCAAATGGCCTGAAGTATGTGGTGCTTACGGCCAAACACCATGATGGATTCTGCTTATTTAACACCAAAACGACCGATTACAACATTATGTCGTCGCCGTTTGGACGGGATGTATGCAAAGAACTGGCCGATGCCGTTCATGCCGAAGGGCTCAAACTGGGCTGGTATTTTTCCGTTGCCGATTGGAAAGACCCCGATTGCCGCAACCCCGCAACGAATGATGTTTTTGTTGGCCGAATGATAGGACAGCTCAATGAGCTGTTGTCTAACTACGGTAAAATCAGTTTACTATGGATCGACTACGAGGGCTCTCCCTGCCCAACCGAGCCCAAGAAAGTGTACGATCTGGCGCATCGGCTACAGCCCGGCATCATCCTGAACAATCGACTCGAAGCGTTCAGCCCCGACGAATCGCATTGCCAGCCCGGCCAGCTTGGCGACTATGCAACGCCCGAAGGGTTTGTGGCCGGGTTTGGTAACGTTCCCTGGGAAACCTGCACCAATCTGGGGCATCAGTGGGCGTGGGGATTCAACGATACACCCCGCAGCGTAACGGAGTCGGTTCATACTTTGCTGCGCTGCATTGGGGGCAATGGCAACCTGCTGCTCAACGTTGGCCCCGACAGTCTGGGGCAGATTCCAACCCTATTCGCAAACCGGCTAAATGACATCGGAGTCTGGCTAAATCCACGTGCCAGGGCTATTTACGGTACGCGTGGCGGCCCATACCTGCCCGCTGCCGATTACGTTTGCAGCCAGAAAGGCAACCGGGTTTTCCTGTATTTACTAGCCAAAACGGCGGAGAAGGTCGTTCTGCCACCCCTTCCAGCGACGATTAAATCGGCTACCCTACTCAACGGACCAGCCCTGGTGTTTACTCAATCCGGTGAGCAGATAACCGTAAGCATCCCAATCCTGCAGCGAGATTCGGTTGCTACGATTGTTGAACTAACCCTCAATCAGCCTGTTTCGGCATCGGTATTAATTCCGCCGTTTAGTCAGTCGCATTCGCTGGGCTATGCGAAAAAGACCACAGCATCCAGCCAGTTGGGCGATTTCCTGCATAACGCTTCCGCAACGATCGACGATAACGCGAACACGTACTGGAAATTGGGTCGGCGGAAAGACGTGGATTTTGCCGGATACTATGGGAAAACGTTATCGCATAATTCGGATGAGCTGAAAGCTTTGTTCGAGAAACAGGGCTGGCTGGAAGTAGACCTGGGGCGCCCCAGGTCGGTAGGCGAAGTGTTTATCAGCGAATTTGCACGCAAAGACAATGGAAAACCCACTTCGGCCGTCACCCGCTTCGAAGTGCAATATCAAAAAGGCAGTCAGTGGATTACCCTGGCCTCGGGTGGGCAAGTGGGTGGGCAGTGGCGACAGAAGATATCGCCCGTAACCGCCCGGCGCTTCCGATTCGTCATTCTGGATTCCTGGGGCAGTGTCGGCATAAGCGAGTTCCAGTTATACCCGGCGGGGGAGTAG
- a CDS encoding Dipeptidylaminopeptidase/acylaminoacyl-peptidase-like protein (KEGG: swd:Swoo_1126 peptidase S15): MKRFLLSAFITIALSCTKKDVLPQADKQVLFAVPEQAELAQISRDWQKRDVVPTNYQLVQESKLLNGKFTLKMVAYVVAGIKEYGALLIPQGANRLPVRLLINGFGLGITANSVSLAIDSALANTPFILAIPALRGQSVALTVNGTLYSSPLSEGDQCDAFDGATDDTIAFLNLIQQTETSADVNRTAVRGGSRGGTVALLAGIRDKRVKRVVGVVCPTDLVTLTAQHENDPTYQCQFLNALKNNSASLAACRSKLIASSPLYFAQHLPLTQLHMGLNDPIVPISQGRELEQKMAQLQLDSTFTLYSYPKTHTDIATDNPVLAERIDDFLSKL; encoded by the coding sequence TTGAAACGGTTTCTACTCTCAGCTTTTATTACCATCGCTTTATCCTGTACCAAAAAGGACGTTCTGCCTCAGGCTGACAAGCAGGTATTATTTGCGGTTCCTGAACAAGCAGAACTTGCTCAGATTAGTAGAGACTGGCAAAAAAGAGATGTAGTACCCACCAACTACCAACTCGTTCAGGAGAGTAAACTCCTGAATGGAAAATTTACCCTCAAAATGGTGGCTTATGTTGTGGCCGGTATTAAGGAATATGGCGCTTTACTCATTCCTCAAGGAGCTAACCGCCTGCCAGTTCGGCTATTGATCAATGGATTTGGATTAGGCATTACGGCCAATTCAGTTTCCCTCGCTATCGATAGCGCCTTGGCTAACACGCCTTTTATATTAGCCATTCCAGCTCTGAGAGGCCAATCAGTAGCCCTTACCGTAAACGGCACTCTTTATTCATCCCCTTTGTCGGAGGGCGACCAATGTGATGCCTTTGATGGGGCTACCGATGATACCATTGCGTTTCTGAACCTGATTCAACAAACCGAAACTAGCGCAGATGTTAACAGAACGGCTGTACGAGGAGGTAGCCGGGGCGGCACGGTAGCGCTATTAGCTGGCATACGCGATAAACGGGTAAAACGGGTCGTGGGCGTGGTCTGCCCCACGGATTTAGTAACGCTAACGGCTCAACATGAAAATGACCCAACCTACCAGTGCCAATTTTTAAATGCGCTCAAAAATAACTCCGCTAGTTTAGCGGCCTGCCGAAGCAAATTAATTGCATCCAGCCCGCTTTATTTCGCCCAGCACTTACCCTTAACCCAATTGCATATGGGTTTAAATGATCCTATCGTTCCCATCAGTCAGGGCCGTGAGTTGGAACAGAAAATGGCTCAGCTTCAACTGGACTCAACGTTTACACTCTATAGCTATCCTAAAACACATACCGATATTGCCACCGATAATCCAGTATTAGCTGAGCGCATTGACGATTTCTTATCCAAGCTATAA